The following proteins come from a genomic window of Emys orbicularis isolate rEmyOrb1 chromosome 9, rEmyOrb1.hap1, whole genome shotgun sequence:
- the NCEH1 gene encoding neutral cholesterol ester hydrolase 1, whose product MKSAFVLLTALVALTAYYVYLPLPSTVSDPWKLMLLDATFRATQQMCNLVHCLRLSHHLRVLNYVIGTFDKLEPSSSEHIKITDALFDGVEVRVFEPSPKQDETLKRSVVYIHGGGWALASARTSFYNNLCRIMAESLNAVIVSIEYRLVPEVHFPEQFHDTLRATKYFLRSDILAKYSVDPGRIAISGDSAGGNLAAAVCQQLSLDDSVTNKLKLQALIYPVLQALDFNTPSYQQNTDMPVLPRFVMVKFWIDYFNGNYDFASSMLINNHTSLDVSQAVYFRGRLNWTSLLPSTFKKNYKPVIQPTGKAEIIQEIPALLDIRAAPLLAEKEIFQLQPKTYILTCENDVLRDDGIMYAKRLESTGVEVTLDHFDDCFHGCMIFTIWPTNFSSGHRTRDSYIKWLAENL is encoded by the exons ATGAAATCAGCCTTTGTTTTGCTGACTGCGTTGGTAGCCTTGACAGCCTATTATGTGTACCTGCCCTTACCCAGCACAGTGTCGGATCCCTGGAAGCTCATGCTGCTGGATGCCACTTTCAGGGCAACCCAGCAAATG TGCAACCTGGTTCACTGTCTAAGACTCAGCCATCACTTGAGAGTTCTGAATTATGTGATTGGTACTTTTGACAAGCTGGAGCCCTCGTCCTCTGAACACATTAAGATAACAGACGCCCTTTTTGATGGAGTGGAAGTCAGAGTGTTTGAACCGTCTCCAAAGCAAGACGAAACACTAAAGCGCAGTGTCGTTTACATCCATGGAGGAGGATGGGCTTTGGCAAGTGCAA GAACAAGCTTCTATAACAATCTCTGCAGGATCATGGCAGAATCTCTGAATGCTGTAATTGTCTCAATTGA GTACAGGCTGGTACCAGAGGTTCATTTCCCTGAGCAATTCCACGATACTTTACGTGCAACGAAGTATTTTCTGCGGTCTGACATCCTAGCTAAATACTCAGTTGACCCAGGTCGAATTGCAATTTCTGGTGATAGCGCAGGAGGAAAtttggctgctgctgtgtgccagCAG CTTAGTCTAGATGACAGTGTGACCAACAAACTGAAGCTGCAGGCTTTAATCTATCCAGTCCTTCAGGCATTGGACTTTAACACTCCTTCATACCAGCAGAACACTGACATGCCTGTTCTTCCTCGCTTCGTCATGGTGAAGTTTTGGATAGACTATTTCAATGGTAACTATGACTTTGCCTCCTCAATGCTGATCAACAACCACACTTCCCTGGACGTAAGCCAGGCTGTTTATTTCAGGGGACGTCTGAACTGGACTTCTCTCCTGCCTTCGACGTTCAAAAAGAATTACAAACCTGTGATACAACCCACAGGGAAGGCCGAAATCATCCAGGAAATACCTGCACTACTTGACATACGCGCAGCTCCATTGCTTGCAGAAAAAGAAATTTTCCAGCTTCAGCCAAAGACCTACATCCTGACTTGCGAGAATGATGTCCTGAGAGATGATGGAATAATGTATGCCAAACGGTTGGAGAGCACAGGTGTGGAGGTCACACTTGATCACTTTGATGACTGCTTTCATGGCTGCATGATCTTTACTATTTGGCCTACCAATTTCTCTTCAGGACATCGGACCAGGGACAGCTACATAAAGTGGCTTGCTGAAAACCTGTGA